One part of the Glycine soja cultivar W05 chromosome 11, ASM419377v2, whole genome shotgun sequence genome encodes these proteins:
- the LOC114373352 gene encoding pentatricopeptide repeat-containing protein At4g04790, mitochondrial-like, translating to MTISRSQASSLSDPLIQINYIGLLLLNAAGKSAKKPDSEEIDGAKKFEEMSNLSWLSSVSQNNILLQRKEQSRKKKQKCVFDFTQESRFQKLIEVCARILGPEATIELFGKVGREPGVKGYNTLVEMCIDKARGTDDEDITIEELGKVFNLFKSTREQGLELQEQTYRLLLLYLIDMRMVEEFKFFCVVIKDENPSSVTRLGYYEMLLWLKDNNEEKIQGICDYIAENDEDTSDI from the exons ATGACGATTTCACGCTCTCAAGCCTCAAGCTTAAGCGACCCTCTGATTCAG attaattatatCGGATTATTGTTACTGAACGCAGCTGGTAAGTCAGCCAAGAAACCTGATTCTGAGGAAATTGATGGGGCAAAGAAGTTTGAAGAAATGTCAAATCTATCATGGTTGTCAAGTGTATCTCAAAACAATATATTACTGCAACGGAAAGAGCAATCTcgtaaaaagaaacaaaaatgtgtGTTTGACTTCACTCAAGAAAGCCGTTTTCAGAAGTTAATTGAAGTCTGTGCAAGGATACTAGGACCAGAGGCTACCATTGAGTTGTTTGGTAAAGTGGGACGAGAACCTGGTGTGAAAGGATACAATACATTGGTAGAAATGTGCATAGATAAGGCCAGGGGAACTGATGACGAAGACATTACAATAGAAGAACTGGGGAAGGTTTTTAACCTTTTCAAATCAACGAGGGAACAAGGTTTAGAGTTACAAGAGCAAACATATCGCCTGCTTCTTTTGTATCTGATTGACATGCGTATGGTTgaggaatttaaatttttctgtgTTGTTATCAAAGATGAGAATCCCAGTTCAGTTACAAGACTGGGTTACTATGAAATGTTGCTGTGgttaaaagataataatgaaGAAAAGATTCAAGGTATTTGTGACTATATTGCAGAGAATGATGAAGACACATCTGATATATGA